One Deinococcus radiopugnans ATCC 19172 DNA segment encodes these proteins:
- a CDS encoding ABC transporter permease: MDGLFAQLLTAAFLATFIRSLVPLLLTALGGLFSERSGVVNIALDGLIIFGALGGAVTTLVLQPTLGAAAPWVGWVGGAVIGGLIAWIHAVVSIKYRADQVISGTAINLLATGVPPVILTALYDSSTESPKVANALPLWGIGELRFSPPVYFAFLAVAVTWYVLYRTPFGLRLRATGEQPGAAASMGINVKRMRYTAVILSGVLAGTAGVFLSIGNLDSYVRNISAGGGFIALAALIFGQWKPLGVLGATVLFGFLQALSIALGGGDLLPPTLVQALPYLITILALIFTGRSRAPKALGKPYDG; this comes from the coding sequence ATGGACGGGCTGTTCGCACAACTCCTCACGGCGGCGTTTCTGGCCACCTTTATCCGCAGCCTGGTGCCGCTGCTGCTCACCGCGCTGGGCGGCCTGTTCAGCGAGCGCAGCGGCGTGGTGAACATCGCGCTGGACGGCCTGATCATCTTCGGAGCGCTGGGCGGGGCCGTGACCACGCTGGTGCTGCAGCCCACGCTGGGGGCCGCCGCGCCGTGGGTCGGCTGGGTCGGCGGGGCCGTGATCGGCGGGCTGATCGCGTGGATTCACGCGGTGGTCAGCATCAAGTACCGCGCCGATCAGGTGATCAGCGGCACGGCCATCAACCTGCTGGCGACCGGGGTGCCGCCGGTGATCCTGACCGCGCTGTACGACAGTTCCACCGAAAGCCCCAAGGTGGCCAACGCGCTGCCGCTGTGGGGCATCGGGGAACTGCGCTTCTCGCCCCCGGTGTACTTCGCGTTCCTGGCGGTGGCCGTGACGTGGTACGTGCTGTACCGCACGCCGTTCGGCCTGCGCCTGCGCGCCACCGGGGAACAGCCCGGCGCGGCGGCCAGCATGGGCATCAACGTCAAGCGGATGCGCTACACCGCCGTGATCCTGTCCGGCGTGCTGGCGGGCACGGCGGGGGTCTTTCTCAGCATCGGCAACCTGGATTCCTACGTGCGCAACATCAGCGCGGGGGGCGGCTTTATCGCGCTGGCCGCGCTGATCTTCGGGCAGTGGAAACCGCTGGGCGTGCTGGGGGCCACCGTGCTGTTCGGCTTCCTGCAAGCGCTGTCCATCGCGCTGGGCGGCGGGGACCTGCTGCCGCCGACGCTGGTGCAGGCGCTGCCGTACCTGATCACCATTCTGGCGCTGATCTTCACCGGACGCAGCCGCGCGCCCAAGGCGCTGGGCAAACCCTATGACGGTTGA
- a CDS encoding RodZ domain-containing protein, which translates to MTFGSTLRGAREARGLTLRELAQTTAIRRDYLQALEDGQLAALPEATFARAYLRTYARELGLDPAPLLADFDCLLRPPAPEPAVTPPPEPPQQDPPTLGPVRLALIAVLLVLLVTVGVLLLRRPSPAAVLPTAPVPVPAAPAPSPVQPPKAEAPTPPVSPQGTVRLTIKSEPDGAVVYLDNRNLGPAPVLSFPVDARRRAELRVEAAGRTPLKQTIDLGQSRNLRATLPPTGGEASVLTDLNTGVRTLTPPPPPASVSPDAPPAATGTVTIRFAGQSWVRVTDREGQVLYEGVPPVGSVVKYPPGVSVRAGNAGAVQVRVGGGPEQAMGGAGQVVTRQY; encoded by the coding sequence ATGACTTTTGGCTCAACCCTGCGCGGCGCGAGGGAGGCGCGGGGCCTGACCCTGCGCGAGCTGGCGCAGACCACTGCCATTCGCCGGGACTACCTGCAGGCCCTGGAAGACGGTCAGCTGGCGGCCCTGCCTGAGGCCACCTTCGCCCGCGCCTACCTGCGGACCTACGCCCGTGAGCTGGGGCTGGATCCTGCCCCGCTGCTGGCCGACTTTGACTGCCTGCTGCGGCCTCCGGCTCCGGAGCCGGCAGTCACGCCTCCCCCGGAGCCGCCCCAGCAGGACCCGCCCACGCTGGGGCCGGTGCGCCTGGCCCTGATCGCGGTGCTGCTGGTTCTGCTGGTCACCGTCGGCGTGCTGCTGCTGCGCCGCCCGAGCCCGGCAGCCGTCCTGCCCACCGCGCCCGTGCCCGTCCCGGCGGCCCCGGCCCCCTCGCCGGTCCAGCCTCCGAAGGCCGAGGCCCCCACGCCGCCGGTCAGCCCCCAGGGGACCGTGCGCCTGACCATCAAGAGCGAGCCGGACGGTGCGGTGGTGTACCTCGACAACCGCAACCTGGGGCCGGCGCCCGTGCTGTCGTTCCCGGTCGACGCCCGCCGGCGGGCCGAGCTGCGCGTGGAGGCGGCCGGCCGCACCCCCCTGAAACAGACCATCGATCTGGGCCAGAGCCGCAACCTGCGCGCCACGCTGCCTCCCACCGGCGGCGAGGCCAGCGTCCTGACGGACCTGAATACCGGGGTCCGGACACTCACGCCGCCGCCGCCCCCAGCCTCTGTCTCTCCGGACGCACCGCCCGCCGCCACCGGTACCGTGACGATCCGGTTCGCGGGCCAGTCCTGGGTGCGCGTGACCGACCGGGAGGGGCAGGTGCTGTACGAGGGTGTGCCCCCGGTGGGCAGCGTCGTGAAGTACCCGCCGGGCGTGAGCGTCCGCGCCGGCAACGCGGGGGCCGTGCAGGTCAGGGTGGGCGGCGGCCCCGAGCAGGCCATGGGCGGGGCCGGGCAGGTGGTCACCCGGCAGTACTAG